DNA sequence from the Cupriavidus oxalaticus genome:
ATGCGCGAGCGCAGCTGGCAGCGGTCCTTGCGCGTGGCGTCGTCAAAGCTGCGGCCCAGGAAATGGATGGTGCCGGCGCCCTTGCGCTGCAGCGCCAGCACGGTATGCGCCAGCGTGGTCTTGCCCGAGCCGGATTCACCGACGATGCCGATGGTCTCGCCCTCGCGCAGCTGGAAATCGACATCCTTGACCGCCGCGAACTGGTCCTTGCCGAACCAGCCCGCCATCCCGCGGCGCTTGCGCGCGTAGTTGACGCTGAGGTTGCGTGCCTCCAGCAGCACCGGTGCCAGCGGCACCAGCGGCAGCACCTCGCGCTTCGGGCGGCTGTCGATCAGCTTGCGCGTGTACGGGTGCTGGGGCGCGGCGAACACCTGCGCGGTCTCGCCGGTCTCGACCAGCACGCCCTTCTCCATCACGCCCACGCGCTGGGCAAAGGAACGCACCAGGTTCAGGTCGTGGGTGATCAGCATCACCGCCATGCCGAACTCGGCCTGCAGGTCGCGCAGCAGGTCCATGATCTGGGCACGGATGGTCACGTCCAGCGCCGTGGTGGGCTCGTCGGCCAGCAGCAGCTTGGGCCGGCAGGCCAGCGCCATGGCAATCATGGCGCGCTGGCGCTGGCCACCCGAGAGCTGGTGCGGAAAGCTGTCGAAGCGGTGTTCGGCGTCGCTGATGCCGGTGCGCTCCAGCAGCGCGATGGCGCGCTCACGCGCGGCGCGGCGGTCCAGGCCTTCGTGCAGCGCCAGCGTTTCGACGATCTGGTTGCCGATGGTGTACAGCGGGTTCAGCGCCGTCATCGGTTCCTGGAAGATCATCGCGATCTCGGCACCGCGGATTGCCCGCATCTCGCGGTCGGAAACGTCGAGCAGGTTCTTGCCTTCGAAGCGGATCGCGCCATCGTAGTAGGCATCTTCCACCAGGCGCAGCATGGCCAGCGCGGTCACGGTCTTGCCCGAGCCGGATTCGCCGACCAGCGCGTAGCGCTCGCCAGCGCGCAGGTCGAAGCTGATCTCGCGCACCGCGCGGGTGGCATGTTCGCCATGGCCGAAGGTGACGGACAGCTTGTCCACGCACATCAGCGTGGAGCCCGGGGCCGGCACGGCGGCGGGCGCGAGGCCGGTCGCGGCCTGCAGCAGCGGCGACACGGCGCTCATGGCGTCACTCCCGGCGCCGGCGCCGCCGGCGCGCCGGCGGGAACCTTGGGTTCGACCCGGCCACGCAGCGCGGCCAGGCCCAGGCGGGTGTCGAAGGCATCGCGCAGCGCATCGCCCATGAAGGTCAGCAGCATCAGCGTCACCACCAGCACGGTAAAGGTCGACAGCGAAATCCACCAGGCATCGAGGTTGCCCTTGCCCTGCGCCAGCAGTTCGCCCAGGCTGGGCGTAGTCGGCGGCACGCCCAGGCCCAGGAAGTCCAGGCTGGTCAGCGCCAGGATCGCCGCGCTCATGCGGAACGGCAGGAACGTGATCACCGGGGTCAGGCTGTTGGGCAGGATATGGCGCCACATGATCTGCACATTGGACAAGCCGAGCGCCCGCGCCGCCTTGACGTAGTCAAGCGAGCGGTTGCGGTAGAACTCGGCGCGCACGTAGTCGGACAGCCCCATCCAGCCGAACAGCGACAGCAGGATGATCAGCAGCGCCAGGCTGGGCTCGAAGATCGAGGCGAAGATGATCAGCAGGTACAGCTCGGGCATCGAACTCCAGATCTCGATGGCGCGCTGCGAGAACAGGTCGAAGCGGCCGCCAAAGAAGCCCATCAGCGCCCCGGTCAGCGTGCCGATCACCACGCCGATCACGGTCAGCGCCAGGCTGAACAGCACCGACACGCGGAAGCCGTACAGCAGCCGCGCCAGGATGTCGCGGCCGCGGTCGTCGGTGCCGAGCCAGTTCTCGGCCGAGGGCGGCGCCGGATTGGGCTCCTTGGCGAAGTAGTTCAGCGAGTCGTACGAATAGTGGTTGAGCGGGAAGACCGCGAAGTTGTCGCCGGTGGTGATGCGGTCGCGGATATACGGGTCCAGATAGTCGGCCGGCGTCGGGAAGTCGCCGCCGAAGGTGGTTTCGGGATACGTCTTGACGATCGGGAAGAAGTATTCGCCCTGGTAGCGCACCATCAGCGGGCGGTTGCTTGACAGCATCTCCGCGCCAAGGCTCAGCACGAAGATAGCGACGAAGATCACCAGGCTCCAGTAGCCGCGGCGGTTGCGCCGGAAGCGCTGCCAGGCGCGCTGGCGCGGCGAGGGCGAGTGCGGCAGGCCGTTGGGCACTGCGTGCGAGAACGGTTTCATCGGTGCAGGCCCTCGAAATGGATGCGGGGATCGACCAGCACGTAGCAGACGTCGGAAATCAGGCGCGTGACCAGCCCGATCAGCGTGAACAGGTAGAGCGTGCCGAGCACCACCGGGTAGTCGCGCCGCAGCACGGCCTCATACGACAGCAGGCCCAGCCCGTCGAGCGAGAACAGGGTCTCGATCAGCAGCGAGCCGGTGAAGAAGGCGCCGATAAAGGCCGCCGGGAAGCCGGTCACCAGCGGGATCAGCGCGTTGCGGAACACATGCTTCCACAGCACGCGGCGCTCGCCCAGCCCCTTGGCGCGCGCGGTCAGCACGTACTGCTTGCGGATTTCCTCCAGGAAGGCGTTCTTGGTCAGCATGGTCACCACGGCAAAGCTGCCCACCACCGAGGCGGTGATCGGCAGCACCAGGTGCCACAGGTAGTCCATCACCTTGCCCATCAGCGACAGCTGCTCCCAGTTGTCCGAGGTCAGCCCGCGCAGCGGGAACCACTGCACGAAGGTGCCGCCGCCGAACAGCACCAGCAGCAGCACGCCCAGCACGAAGCCGGGAATCGCATAGCCGACCAGCACGATGATGCTGGTGACCACGTCGAAGCGGCTGCCCGCCCGGATCGCCTTGGAGATGCCGAGCGGCACCGATATCAGGTAGGTCAGGAAAAACGTCCACAAACCCAGGCTGACCGACACCGGCAGCTTGGACTTGACCAGCTCCCAGACGCTGCGGTGCTGGAAATAGCTCTGGCCCAGGTCGAACTGGGCGAAGCGCTTGAGCATCAGGAAGTAGCGCTCCAGCGGCGGCTTGTCGAAGCCGTACAGGGCCTGGATCTCCTTGATCTTCTCCGGGTCGACGCCGCGGCGGCCGCGATATTCGGCGCCGCCGCCGCTGGCTTCGCCGGCGCCGCCCCGCCCTTTCAGTTCCATCATCATCTGCTCGACCGGGCCGCCCGGCACGAACTGGATGACGACAAAGGTCAGCGTGATGACGCCGATCAGCGTCGGGATCATTAGCAGGATGCGCTTGAGCAGGTAGGCAAGCATCGGCCGGTCCTTGTTTCGTGCGTCAGGGCATGTGCAGGCGTGCGCAAGTGCATCAGCGCGCTTGCGGCTTGAGATCCTTGCGCCACCAGTGGCTCAGGATCCAGCCTTCGGCCGTGTAGTAATAGGGCAGCCGCTCCGGGTACGCCAGCTCCTTGCGGTACGAAACGCGGTGCGACGCACTGTACCAGTTGGGAACGATGTAGTAGCCGTGCATCAGCACCCGGTCAAGCGCGCGCCCGGCGGTGATCAGCTCCTCGCGGGTGTGGGCATGCAGCAGGTTGTCCACCAGCTTGTCGACCACCGGCGACTTCAGCCCGAAAAGATTGTCCGAGCCCGGCGTCGTGGCGGCCTCGCTGTCAAAGCGGTCGCGCAGCTCATTGCCGGGGCTCTGCGAGTCGGGGAAGCGGATCGACACCATGTCGAAATCGAAGTCTTCCAGCCGCTTCTGGTACAGCGCAAAGTCGGTGGTGCGCTGGTGCACCTGGATGCCGAGCTTTTCCAGGTTGCGCACATAGGTGGTGATGACCCGGCTCATGGCGCCGCCATCGTCCAGGAACTCGAATACCAGTGGCTCGCCCTTGGCGTTGCGCAGCGCGCCGTCGGTATAGGTCCAGCCGGCCTGTGCCAGCAGGCGCCTGGCCAGGCGCAGGTTATCGCGCAGCGACCGGGGCGGTGCGGTGCTGGGCTGCACCACGTCGGGGCCGAAGACCTCGGGCGGCAGTTCGGCGCGCAGCGGCTCCAGCAGCGCCATCTCCGCGGGGCCGGGCCGGCCGTCGAAGGTGGCGCTGGCGGCCAGCTCGCTGTTGGAGAACCAGCTGTCCAGGCGCTTGTAGGCGCCGTAGAACAGCTGCCGGTTCAGCCATTCGAAGTCCAGCGCCAGGATCAGTGCCTGGCGCACGCGCACGTCCTGGAACACCGGCTTGCGCATGTTCATCACGAAACCCTGCATGCCGGCGCCGTTGCGGTGCGGGAATTCGGTCTTGATCAGATCGCCGTTGCGGAAGCGCGTGCCCTGGTAGCTCTTGGCCCAGTTCTTGGCGCGGTATTCGACGATGGCGTCGAACTCGCCCGCCTTGTAGGCCTCCAGCTTGGCGGTCTCGTCCTTGTACAGGCGGTAGACCACGCGCGCGAAATTGAAGGTGCCGCGGCGCACCGCCAGGTCCTTGCCCCAATAGTTGGGATCGCGCTTGAAGATGATGCCGCGGCCGGCATCGTAGCGCTCGATCAGGTAGGGGCCGCTGGTGATGGGCGGCTCGAAGGTCAGCTTCTCGAACGGCACCTTGGCGGTCCACTTCTTCGAGAACACCGGCAGCGCGCCGACAATCAGCGGCAGCTCGCGGTTGCGCTGCTTGAAGTCGTAGCGCAGCGTGCGCTCGCCGGTCACCACCACTGCCTTCACGTCGGTGCACATGCTGCGGTAGCCGGGGCTCGACGCCTTGCTCATCAGCATGTCATAAGAGTGCTTGACATCCGATGCCAGCACCGGGTCGCCGTTGGAGAAGCGCGCCTGCGGGCGGATGCGGAAGGTGACCGACAGCTCGTCCGGCGCGACCGTGACGTCCTCGGCCAGCAGGCCGTAG
Encoded proteins:
- a CDS encoding ABC transporter ATP-binding protein, encoding MSAVSPLLQAATGLAPAAVPAPGSTLMCVDKLSVTFGHGEHATRAVREISFDLRAGERYALVGESGSGKTVTALAMLRLVEDAYYDGAIRFEGKNLLDVSDREMRAIRGAEIAMIFQEPMTALNPLYTIGNQIVETLALHEGLDRRAARERAIALLERTGISDAEHRFDSFPHQLSGGQRQRAMIAMALACRPKLLLADEPTTALDVTIRAQIMDLLRDLQAEFGMAVMLITHDLNLVRSFAQRVGVMEKGVLVETGETAQVFAAPQHPYTRKLIDSRPKREVLPLVPLAPVLLEARNLSVNYARKRRGMAGWFGKDQFAAVKDVDFQLREGETIGIVGESGSGKTTLAHTVLALQRKGAGTIHFLGRSFDDATRKDRCQLRSRMQVVFQDPFGSLSPRMTIEQIVGEGLALHQPGLSREATRERVIDALREVGLDRTALGRYPHEFSGGQRQRIAIARVLILKPQVLVLDEPTSALDVSIQQQVLALLSQLQHKYNLSYLFISHDLAVIRAMAHRVIVMKAGEVVETGDTEAVLGAPQHPYTRKLMAAAQVGAA
- a CDS encoding ABC transporter permease, whose translation is MKPFSHAVPNGLPHSPSPRQRAWQRFRRNRRGYWSLVIFVAIFVLSLGAEMLSSNRPLMVRYQGEYFFPIVKTYPETTFGGDFPTPADYLDPYIRDRITTGDNFAVFPLNHYSYDSLNYFAKEPNPAPPSAENWLGTDDRGRDILARLLYGFRVSVLFSLALTVIGVVIGTLTGALMGFFGGRFDLFSQRAIEIWSSMPELYLLIIFASIFEPSLALLIILLSLFGWMGLSDYVRAEFYRNRSLDYVKAARALGLSNVQIMWRHILPNSLTPVITFLPFRMSAAILALTSLDFLGLGVPPTTPSLGELLAQGKGNLDAWWISLSTFTVLVVTLMLLTFMGDALRDAFDTRLGLAALRGRVEPKVPAGAPAAPAPGVTP
- a CDS encoding microcin C ABC transporter permease YejB produces the protein MLAYLLKRILLMIPTLIGVITLTFVVIQFVPGGPVEQMMMELKGRGGAGEASGGGAEYRGRRGVDPEKIKEIQALYGFDKPPLERYFLMLKRFAQFDLGQSYFQHRSVWELVKSKLPVSVSLGLWTFFLTYLISVPLGISKAIRAGSRFDVVTSIIVLVGYAIPGFVLGVLLLVLFGGGTFVQWFPLRGLTSDNWEQLSLMGKVMDYLWHLVLPITASVVGSFAVVTMLTKNAFLEEIRKQYVLTARAKGLGERRVLWKHVFRNALIPLVTGFPAAFIGAFFTGSLLIETLFSLDGLGLLSYEAVLRRDYPVVLGTLYLFTLIGLVTRLISDVCYVLVDPRIHFEGLHR
- a CDS encoding extracellular solute-binding protein translates to MPIQARWPLQAAWQCFRRDAVLRFGLATMLAAGISLVSLVSSPAMAAHGFALHGDLKYAGNFPHFDYVNPNAPVGGTLTLANPDRRTSFDKFNPFTLKGTSAPGLNALMFESLLVSSADETASAYGLLAEDVTVAPDELSVTFRIRPQARFSNGDPVLASDVKHSYDMLMSKASSPGYRSMCTDVKAVVVTGERTLRYDFKQRNRELPLIVGALPVFSKKWTAKVPFEKLTFEPPITSGPYLIERYDAGRGIIFKRDPNYWGKDLAVRRGTFNFARVVYRLYKDETAKLEAYKAGEFDAIVEYRAKNWAKSYQGTRFRNGDLIKTEFPHRNGAGMQGFVMNMRKPVFQDVRVRQALILALDFEWLNRQLFYGAYKRLDSWFSNSELAASATFDGRPGPAEMALLEPLRAELPPEVFGPDVVQPSTAPPRSLRDNLRLARRLLAQAGWTYTDGALRNAKGEPLVFEFLDDGGAMSRVITTYVRNLEKLGIQVHQRTTDFALYQKRLEDFDFDMVSIRFPDSQSPGNELRDRFDSEAATTPGSDNLFGLKSPVVDKLVDNLLHAHTREELITAGRALDRVLMHGYYIVPNWYSASHRVSYRKELAYPERLPYYYTAEGWILSHWWRKDLKPQAR